Genomic segment of Mycolicibacterium psychrotolerans:
CCCGTCGTGCGCATCACCTGGTAGGTGTCCATGTGTGCCATTGTGAAGTCATGAAGACTCACTTGAGCTGCCCGTGCGGCGAAGCGATCCAGGGCAAGGACGAGGACGATCTGGTCGAGAAGGCCCAGGCGCATCTGTCCGAGGTGCACCCCGGCCGCGAGTACGACCGCGACGCCATCCTGTTCATGGCCTACTGACCACCCGAACGTGCACTCCTTGTAGTCCCCGCCCGTCGACGACTACAAGGAATGCGCGTTCGCAACAGGCCGGCTCATGGGACGACGGTGGAGCCGATCGTCGGCATGAACTGGCACTGCTTCTCGGTCGTCGTGACCTGACCGAAGACCGTCGACATGATGCTGCCCGAGCCGGTGTCGGCGATGGCCGTCAACGTCGTCGGTCCGTTCGGGTTCATGTCCGGCCGCGGCTTGAGCGTCACGCTGCCCGACTTGCCGGTCGTCAGGTTCACCCAGGTGGCGTTCAGCGGCAGCTTCTGCTCCGCCGCGGGACCCGGGGTGCCGACCGCGGTGAACACGTACGCGGTCTGGCCGGGGCCGGGGCCCGGCAGCGGGATCGTGGCCGGGCCCGCCACCGAGATGGCGGTCGCGAGCACGTTGCCGCCGTCCTTGAGGCAGCCGTTGCTGATCGACGGATACAGGAAGTCCTGCGTCACGGGCGCATTCGGGCCGAACCCGGGCGGCCCGGGCGTGGTGGCCGCGACGGGCGTGGCCGCCGGGTCCGGTACCGGCGCCGCGGCGGGATCCGCGGCCGGCGGCGCCACCGGGTCGGGTCCCGGTGCGGGCGGCGGACCGGGCAGAGCCTGCGGCGTCACGACGTGCGCCACTTCCGGTGCCGCGTCGGGGACCGGGCCGACGGCGTACTGCGGGTTGACGCCCGCGGGCAGATGCGCCTCGGTGCCCGGCGTCGCACCCGTCGCCGGCACATGCGCGACGGGTTGCACGAACTGGTTCACCGCCGTCGCGACTTCCCGCGACGGCGCCGGGGCGGCGGCGTCCCCGGCGAACACCGCGGCCGCAGCCATCAGCATCGAGGCGGCATTGGCCGGATCGGCGGCGGCCTGCTGAATGACGGGCCCGATGCTCTGCACCGCGGGCAGGCCGGGGGCCTGCAGCCCGTCGATCGGCAGTGGCGCCGCCGGGTCGGCGTGAGCGACGCCGGTCACGCCGACCGCCAGCAACGCGGTCGATGAACTCACCGCCACTGCGGTGGTGAGCATCGTCCTGATCGTTGACATGGTCCCCCAATGTTGGTGTCGGATTCTGGTCGAGCCGGATGTCAGGGCAGGGCCGAGAGCGGGGTGAACAGCGGTGCGGCCGGCGCGCCGGCGGGGGTGGCTGCCGGCGCCGCGGCCGCCGGTGCGGCGGTGCCGCCCGTGGGCAGCAGTCCGGCCAGCGGGGACCCGCCGGGCAGCAGTGACGCGAGGCTGCCGGGCGCGCCGAGCGCGTCGGTCAGCCCGGACAGCGGCGACGCGGCGGGCGTGTTGACGGGCGGAACCGTGGTGGTGTTCCCGGCCGGCACCGTACCGGGGGTGGCCGTCACCGTCGGCATCGCCGCAGGCAGCGTGGACGGCAGTGCCGCGACGGCGCCGGGCAGGGCATTCACGCTGGGGGGCAGCGTCAGCGACGCGGTGGCTCCGGGGGCGGGGGCCAGCGGTGCCGTCGCGGCGCCCGTCGCGGCGGTCGCGGCCGGGGCGGCGTTGCCCATCAGGTTGGCGAAGCCCTGCATCAGCTGCGTCGCGGCCGCCGGGTTGGCGGCGAGTTGCTGCAGGAACGGCAGGCCGGGCACTTCGGGGGCGGGCGCCGGGGCCGGGGCCGGCTGCGCGGCCGCGGTGGCACTCAGGGCGACGGCAGCCGACACCGCTCCTGCCGCTGCGATCATCGTGGTGGCGAACAGTTTCCGGGTGCGGTGCATGAGGTCTCCCAATCGATGTAATTGCATGCCTGAACCCGAAGCTAGCCTGTTACTAGAGTTACTCAAGTGACATGTGTGGCATTTATGCAACCGTTACGGAGGTGAAGGCGGATGGTGACCGATCGCTAGAGTTCTCGGCATCGACACCATCGACGCGACACCCGGCTCGCGGTGGGCGGCCCGGCTGTCCGCCGCCGCGCCCCTGCTCCTGATCCTCAGCGTCGGCGCCCGGCTGGCCTGGACCTACCTCCTGCCCAACGGCGCCAACTTCGTCGACCTGCACGTCTACGTCGGGGGCGCGGCGGCACTCGACCACCCCGGCGCCCTGTA
This window contains:
- a CDS encoding DUF1059 domain-containing protein; this encodes MKTHLSCPCGEAIQGKDEDDLVEKAQAHLSEVHPGREYDRDAILFMAY
- a CDS encoding Rv1157c family protein; this encodes MSTIRTMLTTAVAVSSSTALLAVGVTGVAHADPAAPLPIDGLQAPGLPAVQSIGPVIQQAAADPANAASMLMAAAAVFAGDAAAPAPSREVATAVNQFVQPVAHVPATGATPGTEAHLPAGVNPQYAVGPVPDAAPEVAHVVTPQALPGPPPAPGPDPVAPPAADPAAAPVPDPAATPVAATTPGPPGFGPNAPVTQDFLYPSISNGCLKDGGNVLATAISVAGPATIPLPGPGPGQTAYVFTAVGTPGPAAEQKLPLNATWVNLTTGKSGSVTLKPRPDMNPNGPTTLTAIADTGSGSIMSTVFGQVTTTEKQCQFMPTIGSTVVP